From a region of the Colias croceus chromosome 30, ilColCroc2.1 genome:
- the LOC123704578 gene encoding late cornified envelope-like proline-rich protein 1: MGIYGLVFLALIATTTAAPWRCYRTNDGGTVCLGDLGQPCIAPPSINIGRTCPPCTGPATIYTPPACPPPCPPPCPPPCPPPCPCY, encoded by the exons ATGGGCATTTACGGACTGGTGTTCTTGG CACTGATCGCTACAACAACCGCTGCCCCGTGGCGCTGCTACCGGACCAACGATGGGGGCACCGTCTGCTTGGGGGATCTGGGACAGCCCTGTATTGCCCCACCCTCCATCAACATAGGCAGAACTTGCCCGCCATGCACGGGCCCGGCGACTATATACACACCCCCCGCTTGTCCACCCCCCTGTCCTCCCCCCTGTCCACCCCCCTGTCCACCACCGTGTCCATGTTATTAG
- the LOC123704576 gene encoding vegetative cell wall protein gp1-like — translation MGRLTALGILGLIASTLAAPAPQLCLNLPPCFLPPPCPEPIPPCPCPEPIPPCPCPEPIPPCPEPIPPCPQPEPCPEPIPPCVQPTPCGDGPVRVEVKQNGISERLRSLGFQVVPVPGGTFYVRSSPDLVVTPPPILVRPQPLKPITPPAITVQPQQLAPITPPPIVVRPPCLAPIKPPSICVRPPPLAPIQPPTIVVRPPRPGPIQPPPITIRQPALPPITPSPIVVRPPAPSTIQPPTIIFRTSLIGGGSSGNSGSSSGSSAGSSASSSSASSSSYNYNGGNGYNLYNPCDPCNPCPPPCYDPCYDPCPPPCPPPCPPPCPPPCPCPCEY, via the exons ATGGGGCGTCTAACGGCTTTAGGAAtattag GCTTAATCGCATCAACCCTAGCCGCGCCAGCACCACAGCTGTGTCTAAACCTACCACCATGCTTCCTCCCTCCACCATGCCCTGAACCTATCCCACCCTGCCCCTGCCCTGAACCTATCCCACCCTGTCCTTGTCCGGAACCGATCCCACCCTGTCCTGAACCGATCCCACCCTGCCCACAGCCGGAGCCATGTCCCGAGCCTATCCCACCGTGTGTGCAGCCAA CGCCCTGCGGTGACGGCCCAGTAAGGGTAGAAGTGAAACAAAACGGTATATCCGAACGGCTGCGTAGTTTAGGTTTCCAAGTAGTCCCCGTTCCCGGTGGTACGTTCTACGTGCGTTCATCCCCAGATCTCGTGGTGACACCACCACCGATCCTCGTGCGACCACAGCCCTTGAAACCCATAACCCCACCCGCGATTACCGTCCAACCACAGCAATTAGCGCCAATCACACCACCTCCCATAGTTGTTAGGCCACCATGTCTAGCGCCAATCAAACCGCCATCTATTTGCGTCAGACCTCCACCACTAGCGCCAATTCAACCGCCAACTATCGTAGTTAGACCGCCACGTCCTGGCCCAATACAGCCACCGCCAATCACCATTCGCCAGCCTGCTTTGCCACCAATCACGCCATCACCGATTGTAGTACGCCCGCCAGCACCATCTACGATCCAACCTCCTACAATTATCTTTAGAACATCCTTGATTGGAGGCGGTAGTTCAGGAAATTCTGGCTCCAGTTCTGGCTCCAGTGCTGGATCCAGTGCGTCCAGTAGTTCAGCTTCAAGCTCCAGCTACAACTACAACGGAGGTAATGGGTACAATCTATACAATCCATGCGACCCCTGCAATCCGTGTCCACCCCCGTGCTATGATCCT